Proteins from one Candidatus Dormiibacterota bacterium genomic window:
- a CDS encoding MMPL family transporter has translation MFERWAHVVYRFRWPFLALSVIVLALSVVGLGTKGNVDGPQPASPLESDRAASLVSAQLPHASGTGSSFLLLFSNHDLTVMNPSYQTALEQAVAPLRLDPRVVSVVTPYGGSTAGLVSKDQHEAVAIVNLRDKSKVASTYLPQLRAMVHPGALTVLLTGNVPLNNAFNTTLEADLQRAEFVSLPLALILLVLIFRSALAALLPIGVGVLTILGGVVGTLLLSNYTYVSQYAFNIVTLIGLGVSIDYSLMFVSRFREELQSGASREAALATTMATAGRAITFSGLTVAIGLSSLLFFRGTFLSSMGLAGALVVALAVLYGLTLLPALLAVMGNGVNRFRLPWQRQSGGRRFWYGTATRVMRRPLIVLVPCFAVLLTVGTPFLQLRLAGIGVDGLPPHNEARQGYDKLVADFAGYGNTEIPVVAYFPNADPQNGTSAAAVTALTQQLGALPGVLRVDEPQFGSHIALLTAISNLDPSSDSARHLVTTIRANSLPAGGQLLVAGQTASDLDVIAFITAKMPYALGFVLLVTYIVLFLMTRSVFLPLKAVVTNLLSISASFGAMVWIFQQGHLSNLLNFTAQSIDPSVPVILFALVFGLSMDYEVLLIARIQERWRATGDNTRAVAEGLERSGRLITGAAAIMIAVFLAFGLADVVLIKSIGIGIAIAIAVDATVVRALMVPAIMRLLGPLNWWAPRWLATVGRRTRISEVAAEPAA, from the coding sequence ATGTTCGAGCGCTGGGCGCATGTCGTGTACCGTTTCCGTTGGCCATTCCTGGCCCTTTCCGTCATCGTGCTCGCCCTCTCGGTCGTTGGCCTCGGCACGAAGGGTAACGTCGACGGCCCGCAGCCCGCGAGTCCGCTCGAATCAGACCGTGCCGCGAGCCTCGTCAGCGCTCAGCTACCGCACGCCTCCGGCACCGGCAGTTCCTTCCTGCTCCTCTTCAGCAACCATGACCTGACGGTGATGAATCCGAGCTACCAGACGGCGCTCGAGCAGGCGGTTGCTCCCCTGCGGCTCGACCCACGGGTCGTCTCGGTGGTGACTCCCTACGGCGGGTCGACTGCCGGGCTCGTTTCAAAAGATCAGCATGAGGCGGTCGCCATCGTCAACCTCAGGGATAAGAGCAAAGTGGCCAGCACCTACCTGCCACAGCTGCGCGCCATGGTCCACCCGGGAGCGCTGACGGTGCTCCTCACCGGGAATGTGCCGCTGAACAACGCGTTCAACACGACGCTCGAGGCCGACCTTCAGCGTGCCGAATTCGTCTCATTGCCGCTCGCCCTCATCCTGCTCGTCTTGATCTTCCGCAGCGCGCTCGCCGCGTTATTGCCAATCGGCGTCGGGGTGCTGACCATCCTCGGTGGTGTCGTGGGAACCCTGCTCCTCTCGAATTACACCTACGTTTCGCAGTACGCCTTCAACATCGTGACACTGATCGGGTTGGGTGTCTCGATCGACTACTCGCTGATGTTCGTCTCGCGGTTCCGTGAGGAGCTGCAAAGCGGCGCGTCGCGAGAAGCGGCGCTGGCCACGACGATGGCCACCGCAGGTCGTGCCATCACCTTCTCCGGGCTCACGGTCGCCATCGGGCTGTCCTCGCTCCTCTTCTTCAGAGGGACCTTCCTCAGCTCGATGGGGCTGGCCGGCGCGCTCGTCGTCGCGCTTGCCGTCCTCTACGGCCTGACACTGCTCCCGGCCTTGCTGGCCGTGATGGGCAACGGCGTCAACCGCTTTCGTTTGCCCTGGCAGCGGCAGAGTGGCGGCCGCCGATTCTGGTACGGCACCGCTACCCGAGTCATGCGCCGGCCCCTTATCGTTCTCGTGCCATGCTTCGCCGTGCTGCTCACGGTTGGGACGCCCTTCCTGCAGCTTCGCCTGGCCGGCATCGGCGTCGACGGTCTACCGCCCCATAACGAGGCGAGGCAGGGCTACGACAAACTGGTGGCCGACTTCGCGGGCTACGGCAACACGGAGATTCCGGTCGTGGCCTATTTCCCGAACGCCGATCCGCAGAACGGGACGTCGGCGGCCGCGGTCACCGCGTTGACGCAGCAACTGGGCGCGCTGCCCGGTGTGCTACGGGTCGATGAGCCACAGTTCGGCTCACACATCGCGCTCCTGACGGCGATCTCGAATCTTGACCCGTCGAGCGACAGCGCTCGCCACCTCGTCACGACCATCCGCGCCAACTCCCTGCCGGCGGGCGGCCAGCTGCTGGTGGCCGGCCAAACGGCGAGCGATCTGGACGTGATCGCGTTCATCACCGCGAAAATGCCATACGCGCTCGGCTTCGTCCTGCTGGTGACGTACATCGTCCTGTTCTTGATGACCCGTTCGGTCTTCCTCCCCCTCAAGGCGGTGGTCACGAACCTGCTGTCCATCTCGGCCTCGTTCGGGGCGATGGTATGGATCTTCCAGCAAGGTCACCTCAGCAACCTGCTCAACTTCACGGCACAATCGATCGACCCGAGCGTGCCGGTGATCTTGTTCGCCCTGGTGTTCGGCCTTTCGATGGATTACGAGGTGCTGCTGATCGCCCGCATCCAGGAGCGTTGGCGGGCGACCGGCGACAACACGCGCGCCGTCGCGGAGGGACTCGAGCGGAGCGGCCGCCTGATCACGGGCGCGGCCGCGATCATGATCGCGGTGTTTCTCGCGTTTGGCCTTGCCGACGTGGTCCTGATCAAGTCGATCGGCATCGGCATCGCCATTGCGATCGCGGTCGACGCCACCGTGGTGCGCGCGCTGATGGTGCCGGCCATCATGCGATTGTTGGGACCGCTCAACTGGTGGGCGCCGCGGTGGTTGGCGACGGTTGGGCGCCGTACCCGCATCAGCGAGGTGGCCGCCGAACCCGCCGCCTGA
- a CDS encoding methyltransferase domain-containing protein, translated as MDQIDRMKEATRWMWALGDYREVAPYLQPHAEELAAAADIRPGMEVADVAAGNGNFAIAAARRGARVIASDLTPKMIDLGRARTETDGLTIEWQAADAEQLPFASDRFNVAASVFGAMFAPRPERVAAELFRVVKPGGLVAMANYSKAGFLGSFTDLLTRFSLAPPGGLDVPSPFAWGDEAEVRRRFDGKASSLRVERKTVRFSFSSPEDGFDFWERTNPPLIALRTMLSPERYQELRVEGAGLMRALNAATDGSLVLDSEYLSIIARKAGS; from the coding sequence GTGGATCAGATTGACCGGATGAAAGAGGCGACCCGCTGGATGTGGGCGCTCGGCGATTATCGCGAGGTGGCTCCCTACCTGCAGCCACATGCCGAGGAACTGGCCGCTGCGGCCGATATCCGGCCGGGAATGGAGGTTGCCGACGTCGCGGCCGGCAACGGCAACTTCGCGATCGCCGCCGCCCGACGGGGCGCTCGGGTCATCGCCTCGGACCTAACACCGAAGATGATCGACCTCGGTCGTGCTCGCACCGAGACCGATGGTCTGACGATCGAATGGCAGGCTGCCGATGCCGAACAGCTTCCTTTTGCCAGCGATCGCTTCAATGTGGCCGCCTCGGTCTTCGGGGCGATGTTCGCGCCCCGGCCGGAGCGCGTGGCGGCCGAGCTGTTCCGCGTTGTGAAACCCGGCGGCCTGGTGGCGATGGCCAACTACTCGAAGGCCGGATTCCTGGGCAGCTTTACCGATCTGCTCACGCGATTCTCGCTCGCGCCCCCGGGCGGGCTCGATGTTCCGTCGCCATTTGCCTGGGGCGACGAGGCAGAGGTCCGTCGCCGCTTCGATGGCAAGGCCTCGTCGCTGCGCGTCGAGCGGAAGACGGTCAGGTTTTCGTTTTCCTCGCCGGAAGACGGGTTCGACTTCTGGGAGCGCACCAACCCGCCGCTGATCGCCCTCCGGACGATGCTGTCGCCCGAGCGCTATCAGGAGCTCCGGGTCGAGGGCGCAGGCTTGATGCGCGCGCTCAATGCGGCGACGGACGGCAGCCTGGTCCTCGACTCCGAATACCTGTCGATCATCGCGCGCAAGGCGGGCTCCTGA
- a CDS encoding MFS transporter, which yields MIAPKSSRASGRVAWISAGTPLVLFVTLGLPAGALGVAWPYMRDSLHAPLAGLGLLLAAFTAAYFVASAVSGPLGTRAGTRALLIAGCGLAAIGLLGLSLATGWWMVPLVSLLSGAGSGFIDAAANAHTSLNRGVRYMGWLHASWAVGAALGPVVVVASVGLTGSWRASFTAIAVAFFAVGVLVAYRSDDWIDSAPELNRPSQDAVVQQSSRRRVLMLLIGLFVLGAGLEGTAGDWSYTQLTAGRSLSAGLASLGAALFWAGLAGGRVALGLLGNRAAPMRLLDISVGVATLAALVFWLAPPLVSALIALPILGAAVSVIFPLLLSITPSRVGAAMTSHAVGYELAAGTLGGGGLPALTGLVLQSAGLLSLGPLLLVMAAALTLLHISSRVGTPPAGSETAR from the coding sequence GTGATCGCGCCGAAATCGTCTCGTGCCTCCGGCCGTGTCGCCTGGATCAGCGCCGGGACGCCCCTCGTGCTGTTCGTGACCTTAGGCCTTCCTGCCGGGGCGCTGGGTGTCGCCTGGCCGTACATGCGCGACTCGCTGCACGCCCCACTGGCAGGCCTTGGTCTATTGCTCGCCGCTTTTACGGCGGCATACTTCGTGGCCAGCGCCGTCAGCGGGCCGCTTGGCACCCGTGCTGGAACGCGGGCCTTGCTGATCGCGGGGTGTGGGCTGGCCGCCATTGGCTTGCTCGGCCTGTCGCTGGCGACCGGATGGTGGATGGTCCCGCTGGTCAGTCTGTTGTCTGGCGCCGGCTCCGGTTTCATCGACGCGGCCGCCAATGCTCACACCTCCCTCAACCGGGGCGTGCGCTACATGGGGTGGCTGCACGCCTCCTGGGCCGTGGGCGCCGCCCTCGGCCCAGTGGTCGTCGTGGCCTCGGTTGGTTTGACCGGGTCCTGGCGAGCGTCCTTCACGGCAATTGCGGTGGCGTTCTTCGCCGTTGGTGTTCTCGTCGCCTACCGCTCTGACGACTGGATCGATTCCGCGCCCGAGCTGAATCGACCATCGCAGGACGCCGTCGTGCAGCAATCGAGCCGCCGCAGGGTGCTCATGCTCCTTATCGGCCTCTTCGTCCTGGGTGCCGGGCTCGAGGGAACCGCGGGGGATTGGTCCTACACGCAGCTGACCGCCGGGCGGTCGCTTTCCGCCGGCCTGGCGAGCCTGGGTGCCGCCTTGTTCTGGGCTGGTCTGGCTGGGGGACGAGTTGCGCTCGGCCTGCTCGGCAATCGCGCGGCTCCGATGCGCTTGCTGGACATCAGCGTGGGGGTAGCGACCCTGGCGGCACTCGTCTTCTGGCTTGCGCCGCCGCTGGTGTCGGCATTGATCGCCCTACCAATCCTGGGGGCCGCGGTCTCCGTGATCTTTCCCCTGCTCCTCTCGATCACGCCGAGCCGGGTCGGAGCCGCGATGACGTCCCACGCGGTCGGCTATGAGCTGGCGGCCGGTACGCTGGGCGGGGGCGGCCTTCCGGCGCTGACCGGCCTCGTGCTTCAGTCCGCCGGCCTCCTATCGCTGGGTCCGCTCCTTCTGGTGATGGCCGCCGCGCTGACGTTACTGCACATCAGCAGCCGCGTCGGCACGCCGCCGGCAGGATCAGAGACCGCCCGGTAG
- the ispD gene encoding 2-C-methyl-D-erythritol 4-phosphate cytidylyltransferase — translation MTAAAIVVAGGQGTRMGARVNKVFMEVDGRSILEHSLGLFESIALVGQVVLVAREADLPRCESLRARFTKLTAVVAGGDQRHRSEFAGLRSLAARIDAGEVDTVLVHDAVRPFASPALVERLIAGVAHTVGCIPGLPVGRATALVADGWIAGYPPNLWTVQTPQAFQATWLLEAHNKAARQGFIGTDTASVVEWAGGDVSVLEGEPDNIKITTPEDLARAGAIAARRRPRGSFASDG, via the coding sequence ATGACGGCCGCCGCCATCGTCGTGGCTGGAGGGCAAGGGACGCGAATGGGGGCTCGCGTCAACAAGGTGTTCATGGAAGTCGACGGGCGATCGATCCTCGAGCACTCGCTTGGGCTTTTCGAGTCCATCGCGCTTGTTGGGCAAGTCGTACTGGTCGCTCGGGAGGCGGATCTCCCCCGATGCGAGTCGCTTCGCGCCCGCTTTACGAAGCTCACCGCGGTGGTGGCGGGTGGCGACCAGCGCCATCGTTCCGAATTTGCCGGCCTTCGCTCGCTCGCGGCGCGTATCGACGCCGGCGAAGTCGACACCGTGCTCGTCCATGACGCCGTCCGACCCTTTGCCAGCCCTGCCCTGGTTGAGCGGCTGATTGCCGGCGTCGCCCATACAGTCGGATGCATCCCGGGACTTCCGGTGGGGCGAGCCACCGCGCTGGTGGCCGATGGATGGATCGCTGGATACCCGCCTAACCTGTGGACAGTGCAGACGCCACAGGCTTTCCAGGCAACCTGGCTGCTTGAGGCCCACAACAAGGCCGCTCGTCAGGGATTCATCGGCACGGACACCGCCTCGGTTGTCGAATGGGCCGGTGGCGACGTGTCCGTCCTCGAAGGCGAACCGGACAACATCAAGATAACGACGCCCGAGGATCTCGCGCGTGCCGGCGCGATCGCCGCCCGCCGGCGGCCTCGTGGATCGTTTGCCTCCGACGGATGA
- a CDS encoding 2-C-methyl-D-erythritol 4-phosphate cytidylyltransferase codes for MGVYTIPMSDTVKDVVDGMVRRTVPRETLVQVIGPWVFDREALVDAMTRMAGAETSITDMMGLCEAAHVRVRVLPAP; via the coding sequence GTGGGGGTTTATACCATCCCGATGAGTGATACCGTCAAAGATGTTGTCGACGGGATGGTGCGCCGAACCGTGCCTCGGGAAACGCTCGTCCAGGTGATCGGCCCCTGGGTCTTCGATCGAGAGGCGCTCGTCGATGCGATGACCCGCATGGCAGGGGCCGAGACGTCGATTACCGACATGATGGGGTTGTGTGAAGCCGCCCATGTCCGTGTGCGTGTGTTGCCCGCGCCATGA
- a CDS encoding PIN domain-containing protein, protein MRVERVFRLLGLLLGLIAGVEYASFIISEAKIDGYTLRAIVLMLTALAGALFGFFGLPYVTTKPFFWLENKLNVTPLPDLVAATVGLLVGLLLAALVGLFLAKLPWYLGFVISLIVALVFGYWGVTLGLNRRHEMMAIVLGPARAAGALPAHKVDSGVLLDTSVIIDGRIMDIAQTGFLRDKMLVPHFVLAELQYIADSSDALRRNRGRRGLEVLNMLQKEPLVDIEFIDEDVPEVTEVDMKLIKLATKRNAAIMTNDYNLNRVAQLEGVRILNLNNLANALKPVVIPGEEMNVQVIKEGKEQNQGVAYLDDGTMIVVENGRRYMNQTIGVIVTSVLQTAAGRMIFATPASESTMGRPKPLRRASGGGGTGR, encoded by the coding sequence ATGCGCGTGGAACGCGTCTTCCGGCTGCTGGGCCTGTTGCTTGGACTTATAGCGGGCGTCGAGTACGCCTCATTCATCATCTCGGAAGCCAAAATCGACGGTTACACGCTGAGAGCGATCGTGCTGATGCTGACCGCATTGGCCGGCGCACTCTTCGGCTTCTTCGGGCTCCCGTACGTTACGACCAAGCCCTTTTTCTGGCTCGAAAATAAGCTGAACGTGACGCCGCTGCCAGATTTGGTGGCGGCAACCGTCGGACTGTTGGTTGGGCTGCTGCTGGCCGCCCTTGTCGGGCTGTTCCTGGCCAAGCTGCCCTGGTACCTCGGCTTTGTCATCTCCTTGATCGTGGCTCTGGTTTTCGGCTACTGGGGCGTGACCCTCGGCCTCAACCGACGCCACGAGATGATGGCGATCGTGTTGGGTCCGGCGCGCGCGGCCGGTGCGCTCCCCGCCCACAAGGTCGACTCCGGCGTTCTTCTCGACACCAGCGTCATCATCGACGGCCGGATCATGGACATCGCGCAAACCGGTTTTCTCCGGGACAAGATGCTGGTCCCGCACTTCGTGCTCGCCGAGCTCCAGTACATTGCCGACTCCAGTGACGCGCTCCGTCGAAACCGCGGGCGGCGTGGGCTGGAGGTGCTCAACATGCTGCAGAAGGAGCCACTGGTCGACATCGAGTTCATCGACGAAGACGTGCCCGAGGTGACCGAGGTCGACATGAAGTTGATCAAGCTGGCGACGAAGCGGAACGCCGCGATCATGACCAACGACTACAACCTCAATCGAGTGGCCCAGCTCGAGGGTGTGCGCATCCTCAACCTGAACAACCTGGCGAACGCGCTCAAGCCGGTTGTTATCCCCGGCGAGGAGATGAACGTCCAGGTGATCAAGGAAGGGAAGGAGCAGAACCAGGGCGTGGCGTACCTCGATGACGGCACCATGATCGTGGTCGAGAACGGCCGCCGCTACATGAACCAGACGATCGGGGTGATCGTGACCTCGGTGCTGCAGACCGCGGCTGGGCGCATGATCTTCGCCACCCCGGCCAGCGAGTCGACCATGGGACGGCCCAAACCATTGCGGAGAGCCTCGGGCGGCGGCGGAACCGGTCGCTGA
- the radA gene encoding DNA repair protein RadA: protein MKSGPRTIFACQECGNQSTKWVGRCPECGNWNSYVEEQVRGEPASHSGARRVSVSTAQPVPLAQVRFTQANRLRLAMRELNQVLGGGIVPGSLVLVGGDPGIGKSTLLLQLASEVAGSYGPVLYVSGEESVQQLKLRAQRLGIEGDRLMVLAENDLDGIVEHLEKARPMMAVIDSIQTVFLGGVTSAPGSVSQVRECAGRLMLLAKSSHIPIFLVGHVNKEGAIAGPRVLEHIVDTVLYLEGERHHSFRILRSQKNRFGSTDEIGVFEMRDSGMHEVSDPSRAFLQDRSLSEVGNVVHVALEGSRPLLVELQSLTTPSRFGAPRRSVNGIDLNRLHMLIAVLERRAHLDLGGDDVFVNAAGGVRLTEPAADLAVALAIASNKRNRPAGADLVAIGELGLSGEVRRVSQLERRLLESHRLGFKRAVIPAAAELRDPELSAMTLYRADTISDALDSCFG from the coding sequence GTGAAATCCGGGCCGCGTACCATCTTCGCCTGCCAGGAGTGCGGCAACCAGTCGACGAAATGGGTGGGCCGGTGTCCGGAGTGCGGCAACTGGAACAGTTACGTCGAGGAACAGGTCCGGGGGGAACCGGCGTCGCACTCGGGCGCGCGGCGGGTCAGCGTCTCGACCGCCCAGCCCGTGCCGCTGGCGCAAGTCCGCTTTACCCAGGCCAACCGGCTCCGGCTCGCCATGCGAGAGCTCAACCAGGTGCTGGGTGGCGGCATCGTGCCCGGCTCCCTGGTGCTGGTCGGGGGCGACCCCGGCATTGGCAAGTCGACCCTGCTGCTGCAGCTCGCCAGCGAGGTGGCCGGCTCGTACGGCCCGGTGCTCTACGTGTCCGGCGAGGAATCGGTTCAGCAACTGAAGCTGCGGGCGCAGCGTCTTGGCATCGAGGGCGACCGCCTGATGGTGCTCGCCGAGAATGACCTCGACGGCATCGTTGAGCATCTTGAAAAGGCGCGCCCGATGATGGCCGTCATCGACTCGATCCAGACCGTTTTCCTGGGCGGCGTCACCTCGGCGCCCGGCAGCGTCAGCCAGGTGCGCGAGTGCGCTGGCCGGCTGATGCTGCTGGCCAAGAGCAGCCACATCCCGATCTTCCTCGTGGGCCACGTCAATAAGGAGGGCGCGATCGCCGGCCCCCGCGTGCTCGAGCACATCGTCGACACCGTGCTCTACCTCGAGGGCGAGCGGCATCACAGCTTCCGTATCTTGCGCAGCCAGAAGAACCGCTTTGGTTCGACCGATGAGATTGGTGTCTTCGAGATGCGCGACAGCGGGATGCACGAGGTCAGCGACCCCAGTCGGGCGTTCCTGCAGGACCGCTCGCTGAGCGAGGTGGGCAATGTCGTCCACGTCGCGCTCGAGGGCAGCCGGCCGCTTCTCGTCGAGCTGCAGAGCCTGACCACGCCCAGCCGGTTCGGCGCGCCGCGCCGGTCGGTCAACGGCATCGACCTCAACCGGCTCCACATGCTGATCGCGGTGCTCGAGCGGCGCGCCCACCTCGACCTCGGCGGGGACGACGTTTTCGTCAACGCCGCGGGCGGTGTACGCCTGACCGAGCCGGCCGCAGACCTGGCCGTCGCGCTGGCGATCGCATCCAACAAGCGCAACCGGCCGGCCGGGGCCGACCTGGTGGCCATCGGTGAGCTCGGCCTCAGCGGCGAGGTCCGCCGGGTGAGCCAGCTGGAGCGCCGCCTCCTGGAATCCCACCGCCTCGGCTTCAAGCGGGCCGTGATCCCGGCCGCCGCCGAGCTGCGCGATCCCGAGCTTTCCGCCATGACTCTCTACCGGGCGGACACGATCTCGGACGCGCTCGACAGCTGCTTTGGTTAG
- a CDS encoding YdeI/OmpD-associated family protein, whose translation MKPRFFATAAELRAWLEDNHTTATELFVGFYRRDSGKPSITWQELVDEELCFGWIDGVRKGIDDVSYSNRITPRKPRSTWSAINIARARELIKQGRMRPAGLKAFERRTDERSAIYSYEQRTNSKLDPEAERTFRANKKAWAFFESQPPSYRKTAIYWVISAKREETRQKRLATLISDSQHGRTVGPLSRPPRSSS comes from the coding sequence ATGAAGCCCAGGTTCTTCGCCACCGCTGCTGAGCTCCGCGCCTGGCTCGAGGACAACCACACGACCGCGACCGAGTTGTTTGTTGGGTTCTACCGGCGTGATTCGGGAAAACCGAGCATCACCTGGCAGGAGCTCGTCGACGAAGAACTCTGCTTCGGGTGGATCGACGGCGTCCGCAAGGGCATCGACGACGTTAGTTATTCGAATCGGATAACCCCTCGCAAGCCGCGCAGCACGTGGAGCGCGATCAACATCGCCCGAGCCAGGGAGTTGATCAAGCAAGGGCGTATGCGACCGGCCGGCCTCAAGGCCTTCGAGCGGCGGACCGATGAACGGTCGGCGATCTATAGCTACGAACAGCGGACGAATTCCAAACTGGATCCCGAAGCGGAGCGGACATTTCGCGCCAACAAGAAGGCGTGGGCGTTTTTCGAGAGCCAGCCGCCCTCGTACAGGAAGACCGCAATCTACTGGGTGATCAGCGCCAAGCGGGAGGAGACCCGGCAGAAACGGCTGGCGACGCTGATCTCTGACTCGCAGCATGGCCGGACCGTCGGACCGCTCAGCCGCCCGCCGCGCTCCAGTAGCTAG
- a CDS encoding TIGR03560 family F420-dependent LLM class oxidoreductase, with amino-acid sequence MRIGLDVAQHQLLWPELAERVQFAESAGFDGAWVFDHFSPLYGDPNGPCLEGWTLLAGLAAITSRIRLGVLVTGITYRHPTVLATEAITVDQISNGRLELGLGAAWHQPEHEALGIPFPPIKERAERLEEGVQVIRLLMTKDRASFAGRHYQLRKASYHPRPIQRPHPPIWIGASGEQLMLPIVARQADAWHAFGSEDSMVRKSRLLDQLADQAGRDPKAILRSASLSLSGPWDQVRRRVAQLREGGFGYLIADWPSEGKGRLDAFVEKVMPELTD; translated from the coding sequence ATGCGGATTGGTCTAGACGTCGCGCAGCACCAACTCCTGTGGCCGGAGCTGGCGGAAAGAGTGCAATTCGCGGAGTCGGCTGGATTCGACGGTGCCTGGGTCTTCGACCACTTCTCTCCCCTGTACGGCGATCCGAACGGCCCGTGCCTGGAGGGCTGGACGCTCCTGGCGGGCCTCGCCGCCATCACCTCGCGGATCCGGCTCGGGGTGCTGGTGACCGGGATCACCTACCGCCATCCGACGGTCCTGGCGACCGAGGCGATCACGGTAGACCAGATCTCCAACGGGCGACTCGAGCTCGGCCTGGGCGCCGCCTGGCACCAGCCCGAGCACGAGGCGCTCGGGATTCCGTTTCCGCCGATCAAGGAGCGGGCGGAGCGCCTCGAGGAAGGCGTGCAGGTCATCCGGTTGCTGATGACGAAGGACCGCGCCAGTTTCGCAGGCCGGCATTACCAGCTCAGGAAGGCGAGCTACCACCCGCGTCCGATTCAGCGACCGCATCCGCCCATCTGGATCGGCGCAAGTGGTGAGCAATTGATGCTACCCATCGTCGCCCGCCAGGCTGACGCGTGGCACGCCTTCGGCTCCGAAGATTCGATGGTTCGCAAGTCCCGCCTGCTCGACCAGCTGGCGGACCAGGCCGGGCGGGATCCGAAAGCGATCCTTCGGTCGGCGTCCCTCTCGTTATCCGGGCCGTGGGACCAGGTCCGCCGCCGCGTCGCCCAATTGCGCGAGGGCGGATTCGGCTACCTCATTGCTGACTGGCCGTCGGAGGGCAAGGGCCGGCTCGACGCGTTTGTCGAGAAGGTCATGCCGGAACTCACCGACTAG